TTTTGTTCTATTTTTTTAAAAGCAAAAACGCTATAAATAGACTCTTTATTATCTCTTTGCCGAAAATATCCCCCGCTTACTTTAAAGATACCGTTCTTTTTTTCAAACTCTAGTGTTATACCATAATGTTTTTTGATTTTGAAGTTGTTGTAACTACTATCTATATCTTCGTTGTTTTGCAATGTTATATATAAAAAATCGAAATTTTCATTAAGAGCGAATCTGTAGCATATTCCCGAAGTAAGTTTTGGAAAGCTGTTTTCTACAATATATGGACTAGAGGTCGTATCTCTTAAAACATTTATTGGCATTATGTTCCAAAAGCCTATGGGCGAATTGAATTTGCCAATTTTAATGGTTTGATAATTATCTATATAGTAAGTTAGATTTATTCGTTCTATTTTAAAGTTAAGATTGCTATCTTCTACCTTCATAGGAGTGTTTTGGTTAATATATATATCTTTTGCTTCAAACTCTGAAACAAAATCCCATCTATCATCTTCGCCGTATAACAAAAAAGCAAGATCATCGACTAAAAAAGCCTCTTTTTCATCGCTTTTTTCATATTCTGTAGATAAATATCCTCCAAGATAGAAAGTATCGCTTATTTTGTATCCTTTGGTAAAATCATCGCTTATAGATTTTAATGGGGAAAATAGCAAAAAGGATAAAAAAAGAAGATTTGATATGAGTTTTGTATAAAATCTCATTAATTTGGCCTTAAAAACTCTTTTTGAAGAAATAATATCATAAAATATTATATTTTTATATAAACTCAACTCCCCACTTTAGAGTGTCAACTCCATATTTTTTTCTTGCTTTGCTAGTTTGGAAGGAGAGCCTTTTTGCTTTTTCGTCATCTTTATAGGTGAAAATATCGAAGATTTTTTTTTCGTAAAATTTCCCGCAAACCATACTTAAGCGAATAACTTTTGAATATCTGTATATATCTGCTTTCAAAAAGAGTCTAAGCATGGTGTCTTTTAAAAGTTTTTCGCTAAAAGGTCTGTTTAAAAGTTCGTGAGCTTTTGATCTGCCTTTGAAGTCGTAAACTATCTTAAAAGAGAAGTATCTGGGATTAAGATTTAGTTTCATTACGGAAAAAGCTAGATATCTGCTCATAATCACGATTCTTCTTTTAATCTCCTCTCTATCTTCTATAGGATCTATAGTCCTAGATATCCCTATAGATTTTTTAGGATGGGAGATTAAAATAGGTTCATTGTCTATTCCCAAAACTCTTTTATAAAGAGTAATGCCCGGTTTTTTCCAATTGTAAAAAAGCTCTTTTGCCTCTTTTATATCTCCTAGCTTTTTTATCTTCACTCTGTGTAATCTTTTTGCATATCCTCTTCCTATACCTGGAAAATCTTCAATTGGGATATCTTTGATAAAATCCTCTATCTCATCATCTTTTATT
This Nitrosophilus labii DNA region includes the following protein-coding sequences:
- a CDS encoding DNA polymerase Y family protein translates to MKIHMDLDSFFISAERIKNPSLRDIPAAVGGRGDPFIFDKEQKSKIDIVQKNSGAFVPNIFYNSDSTFKEYFIEGEKIRGIIITASYEARKYGIKTGMSIREALSIYPKLIVVPPNHLYYHSLSHKLKEFLQTRIPLVEQFSIDEFFGDLKGWIKEDEVKEFLIYLKKEIKEKFSLPISIGVARSKWTAKLATSFAKPNGIKVIKDDEIEDFIKDIPIEDFPGIGRGYAKRLHRVKIKKLGDIKEAKELFYNWKKPGITLYKRVLGIDNEPILISHPKKSIGISRTIDPIEDREEIKRRIVIMSRYLAFSVMKLNLNPRYFSFKIVYDFKGRSKAHELLNRPFSEKLLKDTMLRLFLKADIYRYSKVIRLSMVCGKFYEKKIFDIFTYKDDEKAKRLSFQTSKARKKYGVDTLKWGVEFI